From one Sphingobacteriales bacterium genomic stretch:
- the alaS gene encoding alanine--tRNA ligase, whose translation MKSTLSAQEIRTTFLEFFKGKGHQIVPSAPVVVKNDPTLLFTNAGMNQFKDYFLGNDTPENLRIADTQKCLRVSGKHNDLEEVGVDTYHHTMFEMLGNWSFGDYFKEEAIAWSWELLTEVLKLDKNRLYVTIFEGDAKENLPKDEEAFNFWKQWIAEDRILLGNKKDNFWEMGDTGPCGPCTEIHVDCRTDEEIRQVDGKTLVNADHPQVIEIWNNVFIQFNRLKDGSLEPLPAKHVDTGMGFERLVRVIQGKSSNYDTDVFSGTIAATEKLVRKKYDGSDTKQAIAFRVLADHIRAVSFTIADGQLPGNTGAGYVIRRILRRAVRYYFSYLDRKEPLLHLLVPVLAKQFEQVFPELQQQVDFVGKVVLEEENSFLKTLDNGLKRIDHIVKEADKVIEGKAAFELLDTYGFPIDLTNLIASEHGLVVDEKGFEAALQKQKERSRAATELSVDDWQVLEDGKTEFVGYTTLETSAKILKYRKISSKGKEHYQIVLDKTPFYAESGGQVGDVGTVEFTYLRAAGEAISAFAITDTKKENDLIVHFVDEIPADLSGDVWAKVDKDIRKNTTIHHSATHLLHAALRQVLGTHVAQKGSLNNSGYLRFDFSHFAKMSNEEMEKVEAVVNEKIRQNIPVVIRELPKEEAMKLGAMALFGEKYGDVVRVVVMDENYSIELCGGTHVGYTGELGLFKILSESAVAAGVRRVEAVSGETAFQYLNDKLDEWKQIQDALKNPKDTLKAIQQLQDENVSLKKEIEKYQQEKVEIVKQQLRARVTQRNSANLLIEKVEGVNAEGLKKIQFDLKNEFDNLFFAAATVVNDKPLISIIISEELVNSKNLHAGNMIKELSKAIKGGGGGQPFYATAGGTDVNGVEVALKQAEELFFSADCTLNDFLYKPVVVSNTYSKLSYWWCRCRRMKCIFFLLFSLSPCPYCQIHRYSYWFQKNQYLPAFGVYA comes from the coding sequence ATGAAAAGTACTTTATCTGCGCAGGAAATCCGTACCACGTTTCTGGAGTTTTTTAAAGGCAAAGGCCACCAGATTGTGCCGTCTGCACCCGTTGTGGTCAAAAACGATCCGACCTTGTTGTTCACCAATGCGGGCATGAACCAGTTCAAGGATTATTTTTTAGGCAATGATACTCCTGAAAATCTACGTATTGCCGATACGCAGAAATGCCTGCGTGTTTCCGGAAAGCACAACGACCTGGAAGAGGTGGGCGTGGACACCTACCACCATACCATGTTCGAGATGTTGGGCAACTGGTCGTTTGGGGATTATTTCAAAGAGGAAGCCATCGCCTGGAGCTGGGAGTTGCTGACGGAAGTGTTGAAATTGGATAAGAACAGGTTATACGTCACCATTTTTGAAGGGGATGCCAAAGAAAATCTGCCAAAAGACGAAGAAGCATTTAATTTCTGGAAGCAGTGGATTGCTGAGGACCGTATTTTGCTGGGTAATAAAAAGGACAACTTTTGGGAAATGGGTGACACCGGTCCCTGCGGCCCCTGTACGGAAATACATGTGGACTGCCGTACCGATGAAGAAATTAGGCAGGTGGACGGAAAAACACTGGTGAATGCCGACCACCCGCAGGTGATAGAAATCTGGAACAACGTATTCATCCAGTTTAACCGCCTGAAAGACGGCAGCCTCGAACCGCTGCCGGCCAAACACGTCGATACGGGCATGGGTTTTGAGCGCCTGGTACGTGTCATTCAGGGCAAATCCTCCAATTATGATACGGATGTCTTTTCCGGAACCATTGCGGCGACGGAAAAATTAGTGCGTAAAAAATACGACGGAAGCGATACTAAACAGGCTATTGCCTTTCGGGTATTGGCGGATCATATCCGTGCCGTTTCCTTTACCATCGCCGACGGACAATTGCCAGGAAATACCGGCGCAGGATATGTCATCCGAAGGATCCTCCGCCGTGCCGTGCGCTATTATTTTTCTTACCTGGACAGAAAAGAGCCGTTGCTGCATCTGCTGGTACCTGTTCTCGCAAAACAGTTTGAACAGGTTTTCCCGGAATTACAGCAGCAGGTGGATTTTGTGGGCAAGGTGGTGCTGGAAGAAGAAAATTCGTTCTTGAAAACATTGGATAACGGTTTGAAACGAATCGACCATATTGTCAAAGAAGCGGATAAGGTGATAGAAGGAAAAGCAGCTTTTGAATTGCTGGATACTTATGGTTTTCCAATTGATTTGACCAACCTGATCGCTTCCGAACACGGATTGGTGGTCGATGAAAAAGGTTTTGAAGCAGCGCTGCAGAAACAAAAAGAACGCAGCCGTGCCGCTACGGAACTGAGTGTGGATGACTGGCAGGTGCTGGAAGACGGAAAAACGGAATTTGTTGGTTATACCACGTTGGAAACATCCGCAAAAATTTTAAAATACCGGAAAATCAGTTCCAAAGGAAAGGAACATTATCAGATTGTGCTGGACAAGACGCCTTTTTATGCGGAAAGCGGCGGACAGGTGGGTGATGTAGGGACAGTGGAATTTACGTATTTGCGTGCGGCAGGCGAAGCAATCTCAGCATTTGCCATCACCGATACCAAAAAAGAGAATGATCTGATCGTTCATTTTGTGGATGAGATCCCTGCGGATTTAAGCGGTGATGTATGGGCAAAAGTAGATAAGGATATCCGAAAAAATACAACCATCCATCATTCGGCTACACATTTGCTGCATGCTGCATTGCGTCAGGTATTGGGTACACATGTGGCACAGAAAGGTTCCCTGAATAACAGCGGATACCTGCGTTTTGACTTTTCGCATTTTGCGAAAATGTCGAACGAAGAAATGGAAAAGGTGGAAGCGGTCGTCAACGAAAAAATACGTCAGAACATTCCGGTGGTGATCAGGGAGTTGCCTAAAGAGGAGGCGATGAAGCTGGGCGCAATGGCGCTGTTCGGCGAAAAGTATGGCGATGTGGTGCGTGTCGTGGTGATGGATGAAAACTATTCGATTGAATTATGCGGAGGTACTCATGTTGGCTATACCGGTGAACTCGGGTTGTTTAAAATATTGTCGGAAAGTGCGGTGGCTGCCGGTGTGCGCCGGGTGGAAGCAGTCAGCGGCGAAACGGCGTTTCAGTACCTGAATGATAAACTGGATGAATGGAAACAGATTCAGGATGCGCTGAAAAACCCGAAAGATACCCTGAAGGCCATTCAGCAATTACAGGATGAAAATGTTTCTTTGAAAAAAGAAATCGAGAAATACCAGCAGGAAAAGGTGGAAATCGTAAAACAGCAATTGCGCGCCAGAGTCACTCAACGGAACAGCGCTAATCTGCTGATAGAGAAAGTAGAAGGGGTGAATGCGGAAGGCTTGAAAAAGATTCAGTTTGATTTGAAAAATGAATTTGATAATTTGTTTTTTGCAGCGGCGACGGTGGTCAATGACAAACCGCTGATATCCATCATCATTTCCGAGGAATTGGTAAATAGTAAGAACCTGCATGCAGGCAATATGATTAAGGAGTTATCGAAAGCCATCAAAGGCGGCGGCGGCGGACAGCCTTTCTATGCCACTGCCGGCGGTACCGATGTCAACGGCGTTGAAGTGGCCTTAAAACAGGCGGAAGAGCTGTTTTTTAGTGCAGACTGCACATTAAATGATTTTTTGTATAAACCGGTGGTTGTCAGTAATACGTATAGTAAGCTGTCGTATTGGTGGTGTCGGTGCCGGAGGATGAAGTGTATATTCTTTCTGTTATTTTCCTTATCGCCCTGTCCGTACTGTCAAATTCATAGGTATAGTTATTGGTTTCAGAAAAATCAATACCTCCCAGCGTTTGGTGTTTATGCGTAG